GAacactttgttttcttcaaaaatatttatttgaaacatTGATTCCAAAATATCTAAATTTATTCATGCACATCATGTTAAATAGAACAACAAACTCCGAATGAAGGGTCAGTGTTATTTGGCTCCATTGCTTCTCTCCAGTGAGATCATCTGTAAGAGTTCAGGTGTTTTAGGGTCACAGCAGGGTGCACGCCCGAAGTTCCCACCATATGAATTTCTCCTGCAGGTGGGAACAGATTTCTGCTCTTGTTTGGTCTCTTCACCTCCTGCAGCTTCCAGTGAACTCTTCCCCATCACCTGCTCCTCCTGCACACCCATCAGTACAGTCGGGTAAGTGAATTCCGGGTCACAGCTGCCGCCTTCCAGAAGCTCGCTCAGAGTGCTGATGTAGATCTGCGCCATCTGAAGCGTCTCAGACTTGGACAGCTTCCGCTCGCTCTCCACGTTAGGAATGACGCTCCTCAGGCGGTCGAAGGCCACGTTTAAGCCGAGCATCCTCCTCCTCTCGCGGGCGTTAGCTGCCAGTCGGCGGCGTCTCCGCGTTCGGGCGATGGCGCTCTGCTCTTTAGCGGGATGCCCGAATCCGGAGAGGCGGAGCTGCTGGACGAGAGCGCACGGGTCACAGCTCCGCCGGGCTCCGTCGGTCTCTCTCCAGATGAACTGCGCGTCTGGACGGGGCATGCTGGTCTCTAGGGGATGGACTGACACCCCAGACGACAGAAGAGCTCTATTTAAGGAGGAAAGTGCACGCGTAATGACGGGTGGGTGTTTGAGGGTCGTGTGCGCGGAGAAATGAATAGAAATGACTCTCTTTGATAATGACCACGGGGAGTCTATTAACACAGTTCATCAAAAGTGGATTAGATCCGTGTCAGTGATCACTGGCGGGACATCCCGACACTGACACCCTGTACACCTGATGCGTCGCGTCAAACGTAATGCGCCGTTCTGTTCCTGATACTCTCGTCACATTTATAATCCCGTCCGTCTCAAAtaggaaaaacaaacaatttacttTCCAAATATAATACGTGTGAATCTTCCTTCTACCTTCCTGTTTTTTAACCAATTGTAAACGCATTTTAATATCAATAACATCATCATAATAATTATATCATATAAAGTAAATGTTTATACCAGTGGATTGCCATTGAAAAGAAAGTATGATTCTTCACCCATTTACTCGCCATGAAGCGTCTGCTCACATCTGATTGGTCCAGGTACACGTCAATAAGAACGTTCATTTCGACGCGTCCGGTGTTGACAGCATTCAAGCCGTCGCGTCGCATCAACAGATGCGTTCCGGTGTAGACAGGATGTGCGACATAAACACAAATGACTATTGCCTGTATATGATACGCAGTAAACGCTGCtaaaagtgtttcaaaagtttaaacACACTTATTGATGTTTCTCGTGATCTtgtaatgcttgaaattagtttagaATGTAGTTTAGGGAATgatatatataggcctactgtatatatAGCCTATAATATAATATCTTAGGGTTGTCAGttaattcacatttttaaaatacatttacattataaagtacatgaattaattacatggcataacaattaattaatgagattaatcttaattatttgtatatatcaatatttgctgagaaagcccctaaaataacaacaataaaaagataaagataacgatataaataataattaaaataatttatatatatatatacgaatgCATGTAATACAGTACATAGCACTAATATATTAGTCTTATAAATGAAATGACATGTATTGAGTATTTGTATTACCGTTAAAGTTTGCTGTTGTCGTTTAGTATTATCTTTGCAATGATGCATCAATGACAGTGGTGTAATTTAAAGCTTTTTACTCAGTCTCCTCATATAATCCACTCATTGTACATGAAATATTCTCTGCCAATGCAGAGCAGTTCATAAAGGTCTAATTGACAGGCGACATCCGCGGCGTTCAGTCTAATCCAATtacacagagaacacacacacacaccaccaacgCTCAAACTTGGTCTTGGCACACTTTACATATTAAAGCTAATGAAGCCGCGAAGACGCGGGCTGAGATCAAACCAGCGTGGGTCGGGCGCATTCGGGGGAACCTCACGTAGAGGGTAAATTGGGGTGGATTCACGCCTGTCACAGCGAAACCAGGATGAATGAAAGCAAATTCAAATTGAGGGGATTAGTGCCACAGGATGAATCAACACTAGCAGCTTCTTTTCACTTGGTGCCAATGAAGCCACTTTTCACAGGGCACATGAGCCAAAACTTTGAGCTGCCCATATTGCTGCAAAGCGGCACTTGTCACAACTCATTAAATCTTACCATACACCCTGAAATGCTCTGGATGTTAATGCCAAAATATTCTGTcaagcagctttttttttttttttgtgcaatgcaAAATGTATAAAAGGTTTTCCTTGTCACTGATAAAATAGCACGCTACAATGTACCGTGATGTCATTCTTTGATATATCTTAGACCTTCACTGTGGgcaaatcaaacaaacacaatgcCACAGAAATCATAACAAAGCGATCAACAAAATGTCCTGTCGCTTGTTGTGGTGGCAAAAACACAGAGGACGCTGATTTTATTGCATCGCACCTGGTAAGGACTCAACAAGTAATAAAAGCTGTCTCTTCCATGTAGATCTGGAATGTTTGTCCCAGCCAGCCACGACTGCATCATTCAGCGAGCAACAGGACATTTTATTGATCGCTTTGTTTCAATCTCTTTGACGTTGCGTGGGGTAGCCTTGCCCACAgtcaaatctcattggtccaaatttGTACTCCACGTGACTGTATATGAAACATCAAGTATGTTCTGACTGGATGTGACTGTGACGTCatgcagcattttcatttttcagtacAAATTACTTGTTACTGAAAACATGGTGTAACGGAAATTGCTCACTTGTTCACTTTTCCAGTGAATACGCTTCATCAGCAAGCAGTGAACATAAACACTGCATGTCAGAGAAAGCTCTGGAACTGTTGCAGAAACTACTTATGTCAAATAATCATTCTGTCCTCTCCACACTGGATTATGGGTAACTAGCGTTGATGAGTGTACAACTTTACACTCTAAATCAGAGTAAATTATGGCTAAGAATAAACTTATGTATGGAGTTGTTCACTCAGCCACAGCTTAATCCTGGAGAATTGAcgaattatagaccgatttcaaatctcccgtttatgtcgaaaatactagaaagggTAATGTCCTCGCAAccatgttcatttctacagagaaatagtatatatgaagaatttcagtcaggatttaggccccatcacagtacagagactgcacttatcagagttacaaatgacttgctcttatcatctgatcgcggctgcatttctcttctagtgcttttagatcttagatCACAACATTATCTTTATAGGCTTGAGAatcattgtgacagggcggagggcggggccaggtcatgattccacacacccggcccctaatcaggctaatcatgtttcagagagggataaaggactgTTCCATAGAACCGATGTAAggtcttgaattgcataaggcgcacgcttgcatctctagatgcagtctAGGAGTGGACTGGAATTCtacatttaaatctttctcccataatctcttgagagtggtCGAggttccatcccccagactctgaaccAACAAgtagtaatacactgatgcatcaTGACCTTTT
This window of the Xyrauchen texanus isolate HMW12.3.18 chromosome 40, RBS_HiC_50CHRs, whole genome shotgun sequence genome carries:
- the LOC127633548 gene encoding transcription factor Atoh1-like, whose amino-acid sequence is MPRPDAQFIWRETDGARRSCDPCALVQQLRLSGFGHPAKEQSAIARTRRRRRLAANARERRRMLGLNVAFDRLRSVIPNVESERKLSKSETLQMAQIYISTLSELLEGGSCDPEFTYPTVLMGVQEEQVMGKSSLEAAGGEETKQEQKSVPTCRRNSYGGNFGRAPCCDPKTPELLQMISLERSNGAK